The following proteins are encoded in a genomic region of Campylobacter showae CSUNSWCD:
- a CDS encoding NAD(+) kinase, whose translation MKKENLLLPSKIKTVGLVAKINGDAVKNMRILREILARYGVQILFENAAAKHLNLKEGSNLQGFEVCELATECDFLISLGGDGTIISLCRNAAEISPFVLGIHAGRLGFLTDITMNECEKFFAEFFEGKFEVETPFMLDVFLRKKSGEILRKIAFNDAVIVGEKVGSMTHVEAFWNEKYFNAYFGDGVIVSTPVGSTGYNMSAGGAITYPLSEVFLVTPVCSHSLTQRPVVLPRGFEIKFKTASAAVLVIDGQDRYKMSELESVSMTLSANTARLIRHVGRDYFQILKEKLHWGYND comes from the coding sequence ATGAAAAAAGAGAATTTATTGCTTCCTTCCAAGATAAAAACGGTCGGATTAGTCGCGAAAATCAACGGCGACGCGGTCAAAAACATGCGAATTTTGCGCGAGATTTTGGCTAGGTACGGCGTTCAAATTTTATTTGAAAACGCGGCGGCTAAACATCTAAATTTAAAAGAGGGCTCAAATTTGCAAGGATTTGAGGTGTGCGAGCTGGCTACGGAGTGCGATTTTTTGATCTCGCTCGGAGGCGACGGCACGATCATCTCGCTTTGTAGAAACGCGGCCGAGATTTCGCCCTTCGTGCTCGGCATTCATGCGGGCAGGCTGGGATTTTTGACCGATATCACGATGAATGAATGCGAGAAGTTTTTCGCCGAGTTTTTCGAGGGCAAATTTGAGGTCGAGACCCCTTTTATGCTTGACGTTTTTTTGCGCAAAAAAAGCGGCGAAATTTTACGCAAAATCGCATTTAACGACGCTGTAATCGTGGGCGAAAAGGTTGGCTCCATGACGCACGTGGAGGCCTTTTGGAACGAAAAATACTTTAACGCGTATTTTGGCGACGGCGTCATCGTCTCTACGCCGGTGGGATCAACCGGATACAACATGAGCGCGGGCGGGGCGATAACCTATCCTTTGAGCGAGGTGTTTTTGGTGACGCCCGTTTGCTCGCACTCGCTCACGCAGCGCCCGGTCGTGCTTCCGCGCGGATTTGAGATCAAATTTAAAACCGCGAGCGCGGCGGTGCTGGTTATCGACGGGCAGGATAGGTATAAGATGAGCGAGCTTGAGAGCGTAAGTATGACGCTAAGCGCGAACACGGCGCGGCTAATCCGCCACGTCGGGAGAGATTATTTTCAAATTTTAAAAGAAAAGCTGCATTGGGGTTATAATGATTGA
- a CDS encoding AAA family ATPase — protein sequence MIERILIKQNLSFENVELNFGRGLSVFTGVSGAGKSVLMGSIMAVLGLKDSEAKLIEADVSHKFDLEEFGLESEEINTFKLFRDKTTRYFINSQAVSKKNLASIAKEHVKYLSAKEINEFENERFLNLLDSLQAKKDAKFNEIFSEFRLKFDEFSQISRELKKIIEEEKRVEELKEFASFEINKIESVSPKIGEFDELMELKKRLSKKDKILEAWNRAEQIFNFEQPVVDALNISDVDSSFFEEAMNELRVARENLNMDELEDVDIEGVLDRIEAINSLVRRYGGEEEALQTLKTRKAELARYENISFEKSELERKFKQNETAVNALADKISQARAANLKELESLINSFLKELYMSEILLKINSKTLDAAGRDEVNLSLNDTALKNLSSGELNRLRLAFIASESKIMGGGEGVIILDEIDANLSGKEAMSIANVLLNLAKFYQIFAISHQPQLSSKADSHFLVEKRGETSNVRELKGEERVSELARMISGERITEEAINFARQLLVV from the coding sequence ATGATTGAGCGGATTTTGATAAAGCAAAATTTGAGTTTTGAAAACGTCGAGTTAAATTTCGGGCGCGGACTTAGCGTGTTTACTGGCGTGAGTGGTGCTGGTAAATCGGTCCTGATGGGCTCGATAATGGCGGTTTTGGGGCTAAAGGATAGCGAAGCAAAGCTGATAGAGGCCGACGTCTCGCATAAATTTGACCTTGAGGAATTCGGCCTTGAGAGCGAGGAGATAAATACCTTTAAGCTATTTCGCGACAAAACGACGCGGTATTTTATAAACTCGCAAGCCGTTTCTAAAAAAAATCTAGCCAGCATTGCCAAAGAGCACGTAAAATACCTATCCGCAAAGGAAATAAACGAATTTGAAAACGAGAGATTTTTAAATTTGCTAGATAGCTTGCAGGCGAAAAAAGACGCTAAATTTAACGAAATTTTTAGCGAATTTAGGCTCAAATTTGATGAATTTAGCCAAATTTCTCGCGAGCTGAAAAAAATAATCGAAGAAGAAAAAAGGGTGGAGGAGCTAAAAGAATTTGCTTCTTTCGAAATCAATAAAATAGAAAGCGTGAGCCCGAAAATCGGCGAATTTGACGAGCTAATGGAGCTAAAAAAGCGCCTAAGTAAAAAAGATAAAATTTTAGAAGCGTGGAATAGGGCGGAGCAAATTTTTAATTTCGAGCAACCCGTAGTAGACGCGCTAAACATCAGCGACGTCGATAGCAGCTTTTTTGAAGAGGCGATGAACGAACTGCGAGTAGCGCGTGAAAATCTAAACATGGACGAGCTAGAGGATGTGGATATCGAGGGCGTGCTAGACCGCATCGAGGCGATAAACTCGCTCGTGCGTCGCTACGGCGGCGAGGAGGAGGCTTTGCAGACGCTAAAAACGCGCAAGGCAGAGCTAGCAAGATACGAAAACATAAGCTTTGAAAAAAGCGAGCTGGAGCGTAAATTTAAGCAAAATGAAACCGCAGTAAACGCGCTGGCGGATAAAATCAGCCAGGCTCGCGCAGCAAATTTAAAAGAGCTTGAGTCGCTCATAAATTCGTTTCTAAAAGAGCTTTATATGAGTGAGATTTTATTAAAGATAAATAGCAAAACCCTAGACGCCGCAGGTAGGGATGAGGTAAATTTGAGCCTAAACGACACGGCGCTAAAAAATCTAAGCTCGGGCGAGCTAAACCGCCTAAGGCTAGCATTTATCGCAAGCGAAAGCAAGATCATGGGAGGCGGCGAGGGCGTCATAATCCTAGATGAAATAGACGCGAATCTAAGCGGAAAAGAGGCGATGAGTATCGCAAACGTGCTGCTAAATTTGGCCAAATTTTATCAAATTTTTGCTATCTCGCATCAGCCGCAACTTAGCTCTAAGGCTGATTCGCATTTTCTAGTCGAAAAGCGCGGCGAAACCTCGAACGTAAGGGAGCTAAAAGGCGAAGAGCGCGTATCTGAGCTAGCTAGAATGATAAGCGGCGAACGTATAACTGAGGAGGCGATAAATTTCGCTCGCCAGCTTTTGGTTGTTTAA
- a CDS encoding GGDEF domain-containing response regulator, whose translation MEKNKILIVEDNKALAKLIAKKMEDKVEMDIDVAHTMAEAQVFLNNSKDYFIALLDLNLPDAPNGEIVDYVISKGLPSIVLTGSIDDATRESFIHKDIVDYVYKGNMDDINYIFKTINRLSDNRRYKAMVVEDSAQLRSVLKKILTSLQFHVFTAAHGEEAMNYFADNPDIKIIVSDYKMPVKDGLEVLKEIRTAGDKDQIGVIMMTSPEDGVNGAMFLKNGANDFIAKPFVKEELVCRVNNLIEAMENINQIADFANRDFLTGLFNRRYFYDDMQEYLSSIEENPAPYAVALIDVDGLKDINDKYGQDGGDKILKHIAKRLIDDTKSNDIVARFGSGEFCVVLKNMPQEDAVKFLVSLRAGMAANPINIKNEPVKISVSIGVTFGKTDYAVDEILDIADEALHRAKENGRNRVEIA comes from the coding sequence ATGGAAAAAAATAAAATTTTAATAGTAGAAGATAATAAAGCTCTAGCCAAGCTAATCGCAAAAAAAATGGAAGACAAGGTCGAGATGGATATCGATGTGGCGCACACTATGGCTGAAGCGCAAGTGTTTTTAAATAATTCAAAAGATTATTTTATCGCGCTACTTGATCTAAATTTGCCAGACGCGCCAAACGGAGAAATCGTGGACTACGTTATCTCAAAAGGTCTGCCCAGTATCGTGCTAACGGGCAGTATAGATGACGCCACCAGAGAGAGTTTTATTCATAAAGATATCGTGGACTACGTCTATAAAGGCAATATGGACGACATAAATTATATATTTAAAACGATAAATCGTCTTAGCGACAACAGGCGGTACAAGGCAATGGTTGTTGAAGATTCTGCGCAACTTCGGAGTGTTCTAAAAAAAATATTAACCAGCCTTCAGTTTCATGTATTTACCGCTGCTCACGGCGAGGAGGCAATGAATTACTTTGCTGATAACCCTGATATTAAAATTATTGTTTCTGATTATAAAATGCCAGTAAAAGACGGCCTTGAGGTGTTAAAAGAAATAAGGACCGCCGGAGATAAAGATCAAATAGGCGTTATAATGATGACTAGCCCCGAAGATGGCGTAAACGGCGCGATGTTTTTGAAAAATGGAGCAAATGATTTTATTGCAAAACCTTTTGTAAAAGAGGAGCTTGTCTGCAGGGTAAATAATCTAATCGAAGCGATGGAAAATATAAATCAAATCGCTGATTTTGCCAATAGAGATTTTCTAACAGGGTTATTTAATAGGAGATATTTTTATGATGATATGCAGGAGTATTTATCGAGTATAGAGGAAAATCCTGCGCCTTATGCAGTTGCCTTGATAGATGTTGATGGACTAAAAGATATTAATGATAAGTATGGGCAAGACGGCGGTGATAAAATTTTAAAACACATAGCAAAAAGACTAATAGACGACACAAAAAGCAATGATATTGTTGCTAGATTTGGCAGTGGGGAATTTTGTGTTGTATTGAAAAATATGCCACAAGAGGATGCGGTGAAATTTTTAGTCAGTCTAAGGGCAGGCATGGCCGCCAATCCGATAAACATAAAAAACGAGCCTGTTAAAATTTCAGTTTCAATAGGGGTTACTTTTGGTAAGACAGATTATGCTGTAGATGAAATTTTAGATATAGCCGATGAGGCTCTTCATAGAGCAAAAGAAAATGGTCGAAATAGGGTAGAAATAGCCTGA